In Haladaptatus cibarius D43, the sequence ATTGAGAAATCCGGAATGACGTACTCGTGTCCGTCCTCCGCACTCGTGAACTCACCGAGAGAGGTTTCGGTTCGAACGTCATGAACCGTGACGGTAATTCCATCGTGAGTGACCGATTTTCCGGGTGATTTGATGTTCGCGTTGAGCGACTGTTCGAGGTCACCAATTGAATCCGCCTCGGAACCGAGGTCGATTGTTACACGTTCATAATCGAATAGTTCGAACGCGCTGAAATCAAACTGCATAGTGAGATTTTCGGCACCACTCGGCGCTTCGAAGACGACATCCCCGCGAGCGATCTCTCCGGGGGCTAGCAGACCACTCTCGATTGGGTGGTCGGTACTACTGAACGATGCGTCGTAAACGTGGTTTTCGCTGTCTTTTAGTCGAGTTTGCCAGAAACTATTGAAGTCGATGAACTCGCTGCTCGTGTTCTTCACTGCGAGTCGAACGACGATGAAGGTGTTTCCGCTTTGTGCTTCCGAGAACTCATCCAACTGTTCCGATTTTTCGACTGAACGAGCAACCATCGCCAAACTGTCATCTTTGACGACTTCGCCAAGAACCGCATTCGCAGAGTTCCGACTCTCGCTATCATCCGTGTCGGAACCGGTCGTCGTTTTGGCGTCATCGTTCCCCGATGGAGAACCAGTCGATTCCGGATCATCCGATGCGGTGTCGCTGGAACAACCGGCGAGGGCAGTAGTTGCACTAACGGCTAAGAAGGTACGACGGAACCAAAGGTTTGTCTCCTGCATTGTAACACTACACACCATATATCAAATTAAATTTGTTGATGTTCTATTTTATTAGGAAGAGAATAACACGCATAGATTCACTCGAACTATCTCTGAAAATGCGTTCTATGAAGAATGTATTAAAATTCGAAAAAGTGACTCGCTATAGTTTTACCGCCATCATCACCTCGTCCACGTAGTCGCCGCCGATTTTGTAGTGGTTTTTCCGAATCGCCTCGGTTTCCCAGCCGTGGGCTTTGAGGAAGTCGATGGCGTTCTGGTTGGTCGAGGGGGCGCTCTGGTACACCTTTTCGTAGCCGTTCGACCCGGCCCACTCCAATCC encodes:
- a CDS encoding DUF4352 domain-containing protein — protein: MQETNLWFRRTFLAVSATTALAGCSSDTASDDPESTGSPSGNDDAKTTTGSDTDDSESRNSANAVLGEVVKDDSLAMVARSVEKSEQLDEFSEAQSGNTFIVVRLAVKNTSSEFIDFNSFWQTRLKDSENHVYDASFSSTDHPIESGLLAPGEIARGDVVFEAPSGAENLTMQFDFSAFELFDYERVTIDLGSEADSIGDLEQSLNANIKSPGKSVTHDGITVTVHDVRTETSLGEFTSAEDGHEYVIPDFSITNETGEPLTVSTLLQMQLKTGTGLSYGSNINATSSLSQSYSEGSDIADGETRRGELAYQVETDSSPIYWAFNFMSLSEPKKAFWELR